One genomic region from Yersinia canariae encodes:
- the tamB gene encoding autotransporter assembly complex protein TamB translates to MILLKGRRWIKRLSIAFLLIILLLVGALAGLLGTTSGLHFVINSAVRWVPGLDIASVSGGWRDLTLKGIQYHMPGVTVKAGQFHLSLQLSCLKRSELCINALTAQDVDVVVDTKAMAPAAPAPASTEPMGELSTPYPIILRLLSLNNVKVAIDDTAISLDEFRTGAHWQQRALNLMPTKISGLLIALPKTVPTIVPDAAKPAVETAIAVKEAVEQQAAAPVEPETPLGETLKALFAKPLLPDLPDFRLPLDVQIKELSGQQLRLTGDTDVLITQVLLQASTQENRITLDTLDIKSPQGGLSAHGEATLADKWPLSMTVNSALNIEPLKGEKVKLTVAGALREQLNVALNLSGPVSAQLEAEAALAQAGLPLALTLQSKQLRWPLSGEPQFQLDNLRMRFNGQATDYALSVRSDFKGTDLPPAVFTLDGKGNVEQFNLTRLRLAALQGNTDLTGVVDWSKAISWNSVLTLSGINTAKQWPEWPAKLDGKIVTRGSVHGGSWQLQVPELTLDGNVKQNRVTARGSLTGNAAGQWHIPGINLALGRNTLDVKGDLNDNWLLDANVDAPQLDGALPGLGGVVKGTLKLRGNLKAPQLLADLTASRLQWQELTINRVKIDGDVRSTDQIQGQLAIRVEQLKQADFVVSLLTLDARGSEKQHQLRLNMQGEPVSGQLALEGSFDRQQARWRGTLNNTRFDTPVGEWRLSRAIALDYQNTLERVTIGPHCWVNPNAELCVPRAIEAGPSGQASVVLNRFDLAMIKPFLGPDTTMSGVFTGRADVSWKAGGSLPDVRVSLSGNGVKVQQMVQGNPLPIAFETLNLNGGLANGQVQADWLIKLVNNGQFSGQVQVADPEGRRNLSGNIAISNFSLAMINPILSDGEKASGSLNANLRLGGNAKSPLVFGRLALDNVDVDGSWMPFDITEGRLVMNFDGMTSTLEGLIRTSQGQLNLSGDADWRDINAWRARIAAKGNKLRVTVPPMVRIDVSPDIVFEATPQLFTLNGSVDIPWARITVQEVPESAVGVSPDEVMLNNDLKPISPRSTSIPINSNLVIRIGNDVRLNAFGLKARLQGDLKMVQDQRGLGLNGQINIPSGSFRAYGQDLIVNKGILLFSGPPDQPLLNIEAIRNPDATADGVTAGVRVTGMVDSPRLEIFSDPSMSQQEALSYLLRGQGLGNSGADSGLMTSMLVGMGVAQSGKLVGKIGEAFGVSNLALDTQGVGDSSQVVVSGYVTKDLQVKYGVGIFDSLATLTLRYRLMPRLYLEAVSGIDQALDVLYQFEF, encoded by the coding sequence ATGATTTTGCTCAAGGGACGGAGGTGGATAAAGAGACTCAGTATTGCATTTCTGCTCATTATCCTGCTGCTGGTCGGGGCTCTGGCGGGCTTGCTCGGCACCACCAGTGGTTTGCATTTTGTCATCAACAGCGCCGTGCGCTGGGTGCCCGGCCTGGATATTGCCAGTGTCAGCGGTGGCTGGCGTGATCTCACCTTAAAAGGCATTCAGTACCACATGCCGGGTGTCACTGTGAAAGCGGGGCAATTTCATCTGTCATTACAGCTCTCCTGCTTAAAACGCAGTGAGCTGTGCATCAATGCGCTGACCGCCCAAGATGTGGATGTGGTGGTGGATACCAAAGCTATGGCGCCAGCGGCTCCGGCACCTGCCAGCACTGAACCCATGGGCGAGCTGAGTACCCCGTACCCCATAATCTTACGTTTGCTGTCATTAAATAATGTCAAAGTGGCCATTGATGACACCGCGATTTCGCTGGATGAATTCCGTACAGGTGCGCATTGGCAGCAGCGCGCATTGAACTTGATGCCGACTAAAATCAGTGGGTTATTGATAGCATTGCCGAAAACGGTGCCCACTATCGTCCCTGATGCGGCTAAACCTGCGGTTGAAACCGCTATCGCCGTCAAAGAGGCGGTTGAGCAACAGGCGGCAGCTCCCGTAGAACCAGAAACTCCACTGGGTGAAACCTTAAAAGCGTTATTTGCCAAGCCGTTATTGCCAGACTTACCGGATTTTCGTTTACCACTGGATGTGCAGATCAAAGAGCTATCAGGGCAACAACTGCGGCTGACGGGTGATACTGATGTGCTTATTACTCAGGTTCTACTGCAAGCCAGTACCCAAGAAAACCGCATAACACTGGACACGCTGGACATCAAATCGCCACAGGGTGGGTTATCAGCTCATGGTGAGGCGACGCTGGCGGATAAGTGGCCGCTGAGTATGACCGTCAACAGCGCGTTGAACATTGAACCGCTGAAGGGCGAGAAAGTGAAGCTGACGGTGGCGGGCGCTTTACGTGAGCAACTCAACGTCGCTCTTAATCTGTCTGGCCCTGTCAGCGCACAACTGGAGGCCGAAGCGGCATTAGCGCAAGCGGGGCTGCCTTTGGCACTGACCCTGCAAAGTAAGCAACTGCGCTGGCCATTAAGTGGTGAGCCGCAGTTCCAACTCGATAATCTCAGAATGCGCTTCAATGGGCAGGCGACAGACTACGCGCTGTCCGTGCGCTCGGATTTTAAAGGAACTGACTTACCGCCAGCGGTATTCACCTTGGATGGCAAAGGGAATGTTGAGCAATTCAATCTGACGCGTTTGCGTCTGGCGGCACTGCAAGGTAATACCGACCTGACCGGTGTGGTGGATTGGAGCAAGGCGATCAGTTGGAACTCAGTATTAACCTTGTCGGGCATTAATACGGCCAAACAGTGGCCTGAGTGGCCGGCAAAACTGGACGGCAAGATTGTTACCCGTGGCAGTGTCCATGGTGGCAGTTGGCAATTACAGGTGCCGGAGCTGACACTCGACGGGAATGTGAAACAAAATCGCGTCACCGCTCGCGGCTCATTGACCGGTAATGCAGCAGGTCAGTGGCATATTCCCGGCATCAATCTGGCATTAGGGCGTAATACGCTGGATGTAAAAGGCGACTTGAATGACAACTGGTTGCTCGATGCCAATGTTGATGCACCGCAGCTCGATGGTGCATTGCCGGGGTTAGGCGGCGTAGTGAAAGGGACTCTGAAGTTACGCGGGAATCTTAAAGCGCCACAATTGCTGGCGGATCTCACCGCCAGCCGCCTGCAATGGCAAGAATTGACGATTAATCGGGTTAAAATTGATGGCGATGTTCGCTCTACTGACCAAATTCAGGGTCAGTTGGCCATCAGGGTTGAGCAGCTCAAACAAGCTGATTTTGTGGTCAGCCTATTGACGTTGGATGCCCGTGGCAGTGAAAAACAGCATCAATTACGGCTGAATATGCAGGGCGAGCCGGTTTCCGGCCAATTGGCGCTGGAAGGCAGTTTTGACCGCCAACAGGCGCGTTGGCGCGGTACTCTTAATAACACTCGTTTTGATACACCCGTCGGTGAATGGCGCTTAAGCCGCGCCATTGCTTTGGATTACCAAAACACACTCGAACGGGTCACCATCGGGCCACATTGTTGGGTAAATCCGAATGCGGAACTGTGTGTGCCGCGTGCTATAGAAGCCGGCCCAAGTGGGCAGGCGAGTGTGGTACTCAATCGTTTTGATTTAGCGATGATAAAACCATTCCTTGGCCCAGATACCACGATGAGCGGTGTGTTCACAGGGCGCGCTGATGTGAGTTGGAAAGCCGGTGGAAGCTTGCCAGATGTGCGGGTATCACTCAGTGGCAACGGCGTCAAAGTGCAGCAAATGGTGCAGGGCAATCCACTGCCAATTGCTTTTGAAACCTTGAACCTGAATGGCGGCCTAGCAAATGGGCAGGTGCAGGCTGACTGGTTAATTAAGCTGGTGAATAATGGTCAATTCTCTGGGCAGGTGCAGGTTGCTGATCCTGAGGGGCGGCGCAATCTCTCCGGTAATATTGCTATCAGTAATTTCTCGCTGGCAATGATTAACCCTATTCTGAGTGATGGAGAAAAGGCCTCTGGCTCATTAAATGCAAACCTCCGTTTAGGCGGTAATGCGAAAAGCCCGCTAGTCTTTGGGCGTCTGGCGCTAGACAATGTGGATGTCGATGGCAGTTGGATGCCATTTGATATCACCGAAGGGCGTCTGGTGATGAATTTTGACGGTATGACCTCAACACTGGAAGGGTTGATTCGCACCTCTCAGGGGCAACTTAATCTTTCCGGGGATGCCGACTGGCGTGATATCAATGCCTGGCGCGCCCGAATTGCCGCCAAAGGTAATAAACTGCGGGTCACCGTCCCGCCGATGGTGCGGATTGATGTTTCGCCGGATATTGTTTTTGAAGCCACGCCACAACTGTTTACTCTGAATGGTTCGGTCGATATCCCTTGGGCGCGGATTACCGTGCAGGAAGTCCCGGAAAGTGCCGTCGGTGTCTCGCCTGATGAAGTCATGCTCAATAATGATTTGAAGCCTATCTCACCTCGCTCAACCAGTATTCCGATTAACAGTAATCTGGTGATTCGGATTGGTAATGATGTTCGCCTGAATGCATTTGGCCTGAAAGCGCGCTTACAGGGCGATTTGAAAATGGTACAAGACCAGCGGGGCTTGGGCTTAAATGGGCAAATTAATATTCCGTCCGGTAGTTTCCGTGCGTATGGTCAGGATCTGATTGTTAACAAAGGAATATTGTTGTTCTCAGGGCCACCGGATCAGCCGCTGCTTAATATTGAGGCTATCCGAAATCCTGATGCGACCGCCGACGGAGTGACTGCCGGTGTGCGGGTGACCGGCATGGTGGATTCACCACGGCTGGAAATATTCTCAGACCCGTCGATGTCGCAACAAGAAGCATTATCCTATTTGTTACGTGGCCAAGGGTTAGGTAATTCAGGTGCAGACAGCGGCCTGATGACCTCAATGCTGGTGGGGATGGGCGTTGCGCAAAGCGGCAAACTGGTCGGTAAAATCGGCGAGGCATTTGGCGTCAGTAACCTGGCACTGGATACTCAGGGGGTGGGTGATAGCTCACAAGTGGTCGTGAGCGGTTATGTCACCAAAGATCTGCAAGTAAAATACGGTGTGGGTATATTTGATTCGCTGGCTACGTTAACATTACGTTATCGGTTGATGCCCAGGTTGTATCTGGAAGCGGTGTCTGGTATTGATCAGGCATTAGATGTGCTTTATCAGTTTGAGTTCTAA
- a CDS encoding gamma-glutamylcyclotransferase family protein has translation MRIIVYGSLRRKQGNSHWMTDAQLLGEHDLEGFDMYNLGHYPAVVPGDGTVHCEVYRINSSIMNELDELKSNTKDYRRELIQTPYGSAWIYLYRLPVEGLPRIYSGDWLKRHEENDKPQS, from the coding sequence ATGCGAATTATTGTCTACGGCAGTTTACGGCGCAAGCAAGGTAATAGTCACTGGATGACGGACGCCCAGTTATTGGGCGAACATGACCTGGAAGGCTTTGATATGTACAACTTAGGTCATTATCCGGCAGTTGTCCCCGGAGATGGCACTGTGCATTGTGAAGTTTATCGGATTAACTCATCTATTATGAACGAGTTAGATGAACTTAAGAGTAATACTAAGGATTATCGGCGCGAGTTGATCCAGACGCCTTACGGCAGTGCCTGGATATACCTTTACCGTTTACCGGTTGAAGGATTACCCCGCATTTACAGTGGTGATTGGCTCAAGCGCCATGAAGAAAATGATAAGCCGCAAAGCTAG
- the ppa gene encoding inorganic diphosphatase, whose product MSLNQVPAGKDLPEDIYVVIEIPANADPIKYEIDKETGSLFVDRFMSTAMFYPCNYGYINNTLSLDGDPVDVLVPTPYPLQPGSVIRCRPVGVLKMTDEAGEDAKLVAVPHSKLTKEYDHVKDVQDLPELLKAQIKHFFEHYKDLETGKWVKVDGWEDAAAAKAEILSSFERAKK is encoded by the coding sequence ATGAGCTTGAACCAAGTACCCGCAGGTAAAGACCTGCCAGAAGATATCTATGTTGTGATCGAAATCCCTGCGAATGCAGATCCTATCAAATATGAAATTGATAAAGAGACTGGCTCTTTGTTTGTAGACCGCTTCATGTCTACCGCCATGTTTTATCCGTGCAACTACGGTTACATCAACAACACCTTGTCATTAGATGGCGACCCGGTTGATGTACTGGTCCCAACGCCATATCCGTTGCAGCCAGGTTCTGTCATTCGTTGCCGTCCAGTTGGTGTGCTGAAAATGACTGACGAAGCGGGCGAAGATGCCAAGCTGGTTGCGGTTCCACACAGCAAACTGACCAAAGAATATGACCACGTTAAAGATGTGCAAGACCTGCCAGAGCTGCTGAAAGCTCAGATCAAACATTTCTTTGAGCATTACAAGGATCTGGAAACAGGCAAGTGGGTGAAAGTTGATGGTTGGGAAGATGCCGCAGCAGCTAAAGCTGAAATCCTGTCTTCTTTCGAGCGCGCGAAGAAGTAA